Proteins found in one Canis aureus isolate CA01 chromosome 19, VMU_Caureus_v.1.0, whole genome shotgun sequence genomic segment:
- the DALRD3 gene encoding DALR anticodon-binding domain-containing protein 3 isoform X2 has translation MRETVRSGPRPVARILSLVTNAGDDDRTLGLQRTPRFRTRGKAGQTGHAEGVLGPKVGSGRHNSLWRTCQLRDRRRIRARVSRPSRKFGLLTPCFRFRWLLPVAMATGRLGVEETLGALNTALGPGDPVWFKETRARHLRARDFLAPRPALQARFGDGQVPERVIRAVAGLQGPGVAPVMRCAPTPAGLALQLQRPAVFERVLGAVPAYAVPAVPAAPGPRVLLHCPALRGAPGSLRLSRLRAVLVADHLARALRAHGVRVRLVPAVRDPHMPTFLQQLRVDWPAASERAATEALRSRVLAELGLAREGGALAPGVLGTVSLKEVLQERGRAAGYDPKLDKCLVTEDQLSVLAELQEAVSQWPQASPPGLAVAPHASADVCMVIHVVSCEEEFQQQKLDLLWWKLDDRAPLTQKHLVCGPVKVAGTPSKLTAPEYYELRHTQVCKASALKHGRDLVQDPAWTEVFSILSAATIKFEMLSTAPQSQGTRSGTFVMYNCARLATLFEGYKHSTEQGLYPTFPPVSSLDFSLLQDEGEWLLLFNGVLPFPDLLGQTAALACAASGLHVTARTETMCKFLVQLSMDFSSYYNRVHILGEPRPHLFGQMFARLQLLRAVREVLHTGLAMLGLPPLSHI, from the exons ATGAGAGAAACAGTCCGGTCCGGGCCCCGCCCGGTAGCAAGGATCCTTTCCCTGGTTACTAATGCCGGTGACGACGACAGAACTCTAGGCCTACAGCGGACCCCGAGATTCCGGACCCGGGGCAAGGCAGGGCAGACAGGCCACGCGGAGGGAGTGCTGGGGCCGAAGGTCGGAAGCGGCCGCCACAATTCCCTCTGGCGCACCTGTCAGCTCAGGGACCGCCGCCGGATACGCGCCCGGGTCAGTCGGCCCTCCCGGAAGTTCGGCCTCCTGACGCCCTGCTTCCGGTTCCGCTGGCTCCTTCCGGTCGCCATGGCGACGGGGCGCCTGGGGGTCGAAGAGACACTAGGGGCCCTCAACACGGCCCTGGGGCCTGGCGATCCAGTGTGGTTCAAGGAGACGCGTGCCCGCCACCTGCGCGCCCGAGACTTCCTGGCACCGCGGCCCGCGTTGCAAGCGCGCTTCGGGGATGGACAG GTGCCGGAGCGCGTGATCCGTGCGGTGGCCGGCCTGCAGGGCCCCGGCGTGGCCCCGGTGATGCGCTGCGCGCCGACGCCCGCGGGCCTGGCACTCCAGCTGCAGCGGCCTGCCGTCTTCGAGCGCGTGCTCGGCGCTGTGCCCGCCTATGCCGTGCCCGCCGTGCCCGCCGCGCCCGGGCCGCGCGTCCTCCTGCACTGCCCGGCGCTGCGCGGCGCCCCTGGCTCGCTCCGCTTGAGCCGGCTGCGCGCCGTGCTCGTGGCCGATCATTTGGCGCGAGCTCTGCGCGCTCATGG GGTGAGGGTGCGCCTGGTGCCTGCCGTGCGGGACCCGCACATGCCGACCTTCCTGCAGCAACTGCGCGTAGACTGGCCCGCTGCCTCGGAGAGAGCCGCCACCGAAGCCCTGAGGAGCCGGGTGCTTGCAGAACTTGGCCTGGCCCGGGAGGGCGGAGCCCTGGCCCCCGGCGTCCTAGGCACAGTATCCCTGAAGGAAGTGTTGCAAGAACGGGGCCGCGCAGCTGGCTATGACCCCAAGTTGGACAAGTGTCTGG TGACTGAGGATCAGCTGTCTGTGCTGGCCGAGCTGCAGGAGGCTGTAAGCCAGTGGCCTCAGGCCAGCCCTCCAGGCCTG GCTGTGGCCCCACATGCCAGTGCAGACGTCTGCATGGTTATACACGTGGTGAGCTGTGAGGAGGAGTTCCAGCAACAAAAGTTGGACTTGCTTTGGTGGAAGCTGGATGATCGGGCTCCTCTCACACAG AAGCACCTGGTCTGTGGCCCAGTGAAAGTCGCTGGTACGCCTAGCAAGTTGACTGCCCCTGAGTACTACGA GCTCCGCCACACCCAGGTGTGCAAGGCATCCGCACTGAAGCATGGCAGGGACCTGGTGCAAG ACCCAGCCTGGACAGAGGTCTTCAGCATTCTCTCTGCGGCAACTATCAAGTTTGAGATGCTCAGCACTGCTCCACAGAGTCAG GGCACCAGGAGTGGCACCTTCGTCATGTACAACTGTGCCCGGCTTGCCACGCTATTTGAGGGGTACAAGCACAGCACAGAACAAGGTCTGTACCCCACTTTTCCACCTGTGAGCAGTCTCGATTTCTCACTGCTACAGGATGAG ggcgaGTGGCTGCTGCTCTTCAATGGCGTGCTCCCTTTCCCAGACCTGCTGGGCCAGACAGCAGCCCTGGCATGTGCAGCCTCAGGGCTTCACGTGACTGCGCGCACTGAGACG ATGTGCAAGTTCCTGGTCCAGCTCAGCATGGATTTCAGCTCGTACTATAACCGAGTACACATCCTAGGG GAGCCTCGACCACACCTGTTTGGTCAAATGTTTGCCCGTCTCCAGCTTCTGCGGGCTGTGCGTGAGGTGCTCCACACTGGCCTAGCCATGCTGGGTCTCCCTCCACTGAGCCACATCTAA
- the DALRD3 gene encoding DALR anticodon-binding domain-containing protein 3 isoform X3, which translates to MDRVRVRLVPAVRDPHMPTFLQQLRVDWPAASERAATEALRSRVLAELGLAREGGALAPGVLGTVSLKEVLQERGRAAGYDPKLDKCLVTEDQLSVLAELQEAVSQWPQASPPGLAVAPHASADVCMVIHVVSCEEEFQQQKLDLLWWKLDDRAPLTQKHLVCGPVKVAGTPSKLTAPEYYELRHTQVCKASALKHGRDLVQDPAWTEVFSILSAATIKFEMLSTAPQSQLLLALADSSISTKGTRSGTFVMYNCARLATLFEGYKHSTEQGLYPTFPPVSSLDFSLLQDEGEWLLLFNGVLPFPDLLGQTAALACAASGLHVTARTETMCKFLVQLSMDFSSYYNRVHILGEPRPHLFGQMFARLQLLRAVREVLHTGLAMLGLPPLSHI; encoded by the exons ATGGACAG GGTGAGGGTGCGCCTGGTGCCTGCCGTGCGGGACCCGCACATGCCGACCTTCCTGCAGCAACTGCGCGTAGACTGGCCCGCTGCCTCGGAGAGAGCCGCCACCGAAGCCCTGAGGAGCCGGGTGCTTGCAGAACTTGGCCTGGCCCGGGAGGGCGGAGCCCTGGCCCCCGGCGTCCTAGGCACAGTATCCCTGAAGGAAGTGTTGCAAGAACGGGGCCGCGCAGCTGGCTATGACCCCAAGTTGGACAAGTGTCTGG TGACTGAGGATCAGCTGTCTGTGCTGGCCGAGCTGCAGGAGGCTGTAAGCCAGTGGCCTCAGGCCAGCCCTCCAGGCCTG GCTGTGGCCCCACATGCCAGTGCAGACGTCTGCATGGTTATACACGTGGTGAGCTGTGAGGAGGAGTTCCAGCAACAAAAGTTGGACTTGCTTTGGTGGAAGCTGGATGATCGGGCTCCTCTCACACAG AAGCACCTGGTCTGTGGCCCAGTGAAAGTCGCTGGTACGCCTAGCAAGTTGACTGCCCCTGAGTACTACGA GCTCCGCCACACCCAGGTGTGCAAGGCATCCGCACTGAAGCATGGCAGGGACCTGGTGCAAG ACCCAGCCTGGACAGAGGTCTTCAGCATTCTCTCTGCGGCAACTATCAAGTTTGAGATGCTCAGCACTGCTCCACAGAGTCAG CTTCTCCTGGCCCTGGCCGACAGCAGCATCTCCACAAAGGGCACCAGGAGTGGCACCTTCGTCATGTACAACTGTGCCCGGCTTGCCACGCTATTTGAGGGGTACAAGCACAGCACAGAACAAGGTCTGTACCCCACTTTTCCACCTGTGAGCAGTCTCGATTTCTCACTGCTACAGGATGAG ggcgaGTGGCTGCTGCTCTTCAATGGCGTGCTCCCTTTCCCAGACCTGCTGGGCCAGACAGCAGCCCTGGCATGTGCAGCCTCAGGGCTTCACGTGACTGCGCGCACTGAGACG ATGTGCAAGTTCCTGGTCCAGCTCAGCATGGATTTCAGCTCGTACTATAACCGAGTACACATCCTAGGG GAGCCTCGACCACACCTGTTTGGTCAAATGTTTGCCCGTCTCCAGCTTCTGCGGGCTGTGCGTGAGGTGCTCCACACTGGCCTAGCCATGCTGGGTCTCCCTCCACTGAGCCACATCTAA
- the DALRD3 gene encoding DALR anticodon-binding domain-containing protein 3 isoform X1, whose translation MRETVRSGPRPVARILSLVTNAGDDDRTLGLQRTPRFRTRGKAGQTGHAEGVLGPKVGSGRHNSLWRTCQLRDRRRIRARVSRPSRKFGLLTPCFRFRWLLPVAMATGRLGVEETLGALNTALGPGDPVWFKETRARHLRARDFLAPRPALQARFGDGQVPERVIRAVAGLQGPGVAPVMRCAPTPAGLALQLQRPAVFERVLGAVPAYAVPAVPAAPGPRVLLHCPALRGAPGSLRLSRLRAVLVADHLARALRAHGVRVRLVPAVRDPHMPTFLQQLRVDWPAASERAATEALRSRVLAELGLAREGGALAPGVLGTVSLKEVLQERGRAAGYDPKLDKCLVTEDQLSVLAELQEAVSQWPQASPPGLAVAPHASADVCMVIHVVSCEEEFQQQKLDLLWWKLDDRAPLTQKHLVCGPVKVAGTPSKLTAPEYYELRHTQVCKASALKHGRDLVQDPAWTEVFSILSAATIKFEMLSTAPQSQLLLALADSSISTKGTRSGTFVMYNCARLATLFEGYKHSTEQGLYPTFPPVSSLDFSLLQDEGEWLLLFNGVLPFPDLLGQTAALACAASGLHVTARTETMCKFLVQLSMDFSSYYNRVHILGEPRPHLFGQMFARLQLLRAVREVLHTGLAMLGLPPLSHI comes from the exons ATGAGAGAAACAGTCCGGTCCGGGCCCCGCCCGGTAGCAAGGATCCTTTCCCTGGTTACTAATGCCGGTGACGACGACAGAACTCTAGGCCTACAGCGGACCCCGAGATTCCGGACCCGGGGCAAGGCAGGGCAGACAGGCCACGCGGAGGGAGTGCTGGGGCCGAAGGTCGGAAGCGGCCGCCACAATTCCCTCTGGCGCACCTGTCAGCTCAGGGACCGCCGCCGGATACGCGCCCGGGTCAGTCGGCCCTCCCGGAAGTTCGGCCTCCTGACGCCCTGCTTCCGGTTCCGCTGGCTCCTTCCGGTCGCCATGGCGACGGGGCGCCTGGGGGTCGAAGAGACACTAGGGGCCCTCAACACGGCCCTGGGGCCTGGCGATCCAGTGTGGTTCAAGGAGACGCGTGCCCGCCACCTGCGCGCCCGAGACTTCCTGGCACCGCGGCCCGCGTTGCAAGCGCGCTTCGGGGATGGACAG GTGCCGGAGCGCGTGATCCGTGCGGTGGCCGGCCTGCAGGGCCCCGGCGTGGCCCCGGTGATGCGCTGCGCGCCGACGCCCGCGGGCCTGGCACTCCAGCTGCAGCGGCCTGCCGTCTTCGAGCGCGTGCTCGGCGCTGTGCCCGCCTATGCCGTGCCCGCCGTGCCCGCCGCGCCCGGGCCGCGCGTCCTCCTGCACTGCCCGGCGCTGCGCGGCGCCCCTGGCTCGCTCCGCTTGAGCCGGCTGCGCGCCGTGCTCGTGGCCGATCATTTGGCGCGAGCTCTGCGCGCTCATGG GGTGAGGGTGCGCCTGGTGCCTGCCGTGCGGGACCCGCACATGCCGACCTTCCTGCAGCAACTGCGCGTAGACTGGCCCGCTGCCTCGGAGAGAGCCGCCACCGAAGCCCTGAGGAGCCGGGTGCTTGCAGAACTTGGCCTGGCCCGGGAGGGCGGAGCCCTGGCCCCCGGCGTCCTAGGCACAGTATCCCTGAAGGAAGTGTTGCAAGAACGGGGCCGCGCAGCTGGCTATGACCCCAAGTTGGACAAGTGTCTGG TGACTGAGGATCAGCTGTCTGTGCTGGCCGAGCTGCAGGAGGCTGTAAGCCAGTGGCCTCAGGCCAGCCCTCCAGGCCTG GCTGTGGCCCCACATGCCAGTGCAGACGTCTGCATGGTTATACACGTGGTGAGCTGTGAGGAGGAGTTCCAGCAACAAAAGTTGGACTTGCTTTGGTGGAAGCTGGATGATCGGGCTCCTCTCACACAG AAGCACCTGGTCTGTGGCCCAGTGAAAGTCGCTGGTACGCCTAGCAAGTTGACTGCCCCTGAGTACTACGA GCTCCGCCACACCCAGGTGTGCAAGGCATCCGCACTGAAGCATGGCAGGGACCTGGTGCAAG ACCCAGCCTGGACAGAGGTCTTCAGCATTCTCTCTGCGGCAACTATCAAGTTTGAGATGCTCAGCACTGCTCCACAGAGTCAG CTTCTCCTGGCCCTGGCCGACAGCAGCATCTCCACAAAGGGCACCAGGAGTGGCACCTTCGTCATGTACAACTGTGCCCGGCTTGCCACGCTATTTGAGGGGTACAAGCACAGCACAGAACAAGGTCTGTACCCCACTTTTCCACCTGTGAGCAGTCTCGATTTCTCACTGCTACAGGATGAG ggcgaGTGGCTGCTGCTCTTCAATGGCGTGCTCCCTTTCCCAGACCTGCTGGGCCAGACAGCAGCCCTGGCATGTGCAGCCTCAGGGCTTCACGTGACTGCGCGCACTGAGACG ATGTGCAAGTTCCTGGTCCAGCTCAGCATGGATTTCAGCTCGTACTATAACCGAGTACACATCCTAGGG GAGCCTCGACCACACCTGTTTGGTCAAATGTTTGCCCGTCTCCAGCTTCTGCGGGCTGTGCGTGAGGTGCTCCACACTGGCCTAGCCATGCTGGGTCTCCCTCCACTGAGCCACATCTAA